Part of the Candidatus Binataceae bacterium genome is shown below.
TCAAACTCGCTCAGGTCAGCGCCGCCATGGGTCATTCCAGCCATCAGCCGCTGCTGCTCTTGGGTGTCGGCCTGCTCCTTATCGGGTTCGCTTTTAAAGTGGCGGCTGTGCCCTTTCACATGTGGACGCCTGACGTTTATGAAGGAGCGCCGACCTCGGTCACCGCCTTCATGGCAGTAGGTGTCAAACTGGCGGCTTTCGCGGGCTTCGTGCGTGTCTTCATGGTCCATCTGCCGGCGATAAGTCCGGATTGGAGTTGGGTGTTGTGGGTGATTGCCGCGCTGACGGTCACGGCTGGCAACACCATCGCATTGCTGCAGACCAATCTGAAACGACTGTTGGCATATTCCGCGATCGCCCATGCCGGCTACATGCTGGTGGCGATGACGGCGGGTGGAATTGGCGCCGGCGGCGCAGTCCTTTACTACCTGCTGGGCTACGCCTTCACCAACCTTGGTGCCTTCGCAATCCTGATCGCGCTGGCCCGCCAGGGCGAACCCAATGATCGGATCGACGACTTGCGTGGTCTGGCGACGCGCCATCCGATCCTGGCCGCCGCGATGACGTTGTTGCTGCTGTCTCTGGTTGGAGTGCCACCGCTAGCCGGATTCGTGGGCAAGTTCTACCTGTTTTCGGCCGCGCTGTCGGCTGGCTATGTCTGGCTGGTGGTAATCGCGGTCGTCAATAGCGTGATATCTGCTTACTACTATCTGACCCCGGTGGTTGCCATGTATGCCGGCACCGGTGGCGTCGAGCCCGGGCGTGTCTATGCCCGCCCGGCGTTGGTGGCGGCAATCGCTATAGGCGTGGCGGGAACCATCGCGATCGGGCTCTTCCCCCAGCCTTATATGGCGGCCGCCTCCGGCGCGTTCGCCTCCGCCTTCGGCAAACCGGCGCTGAGCGCGGTCGCGCTGTTTCATTAATTTCCTGCGTCCTCCAACTGCCTGGCTTTGGGGCGGGGTGTTCGCGATGCCGCGGGAAATGTGCGCTCGCTTGGCCATGGGCGCTCTGGCAGACTCGGGGTGGCCCCAATGCCCGAAGTACTGCTTAAACCCGCGCCCGAGGACTCCGCCAGG
Proteins encoded:
- a CDS encoding NADH-quinone oxidoreductase subunit N; protein product: MTANAFNFAQLHFAWLPILPLIVLAVTAMVVLLVGARLSEEEGEGLGWLSLVGLVIAFIFALGMIGPSELTFSGALVVDNFSAYFFLILLFAAAVTVLMSLDYVAQQGLPGAEYYALLLFATIGMLLMAAAGDLIIIFLGLETMSIAVYVMAGLARRDPKSNEAALKYFLLGAFSTGFLLYGIAFIYGATGSVKLAQVSAAMGHSSHQPLLLLGVGLLLIGFAFKVAAVPFHMWTPDVYEGAPTSVTAFMAVGVKLAAFAGFVRVFMVHLPAISPDWSWVLWVIAALTVTAGNTIALLQTNLKRLLAYSAIAHAGYMLVAMTAGGIGAGGAVLYYLLGYAFTNLGAFAILIALARQGEPNDRIDDLRGLATRHPILAAAMTLLLLSLVGVPPLAGFVGKFYLFSAALSAGYVWLVVIAVVNSVISAYYYLTPVVAMYAGTGGVEPGRVYARPALVAAIAIGVAGTIAIGLFPQPYMAAASGAFASAFGKPALSAVALFH